A genomic region of Melanotaenia boesemani isolate fMelBoe1 chromosome 21, fMelBoe1.pri, whole genome shotgun sequence contains the following coding sequences:
- the LOC121632628 gene encoding sterile alpha motif domain-containing protein 3-like → MSEGTHLKVSKELKHEILERLAESMYSYTAYPTAAQFESVAAALISKHPCLQEQGSTTRCCGWKNSLKHKMANYRTKRRQSGCLDVAVNAGKLGRHSAGQPANKRIKKAKKGEINYLPNFPDGYDQPALEAACKDLIDEMQKKTPNASLVKQKMDQTFALRRKEVVDSEPAISMMVKRWPALFTEDQVFMEFSRIVSKNLKHEFYESIDRHSPRLLELFRSKRGNVGQLLTQISQQTNTTDPTAIRTHVLRGLPIILGDNPTNFFKAGFESDDESFRDLDIGILLVEREDAVATSSHHLSPASLKIIIEGEVVMRDIEDLPKAMCILFGLTYALHLNYPKTMKLTFLFIQQVLLSLGHSDLKPKLQTLKNQLTM, encoded by the exons ATGAGTGAGGGAACACACCTTAAAGTATCAAAAGAACTAAAACACGAGATACTTGAAAGATTGGCAGAGAGCATGTATAGCTACACGGCATATCCAACTGCTGCTCAGTTCGAAAGTGTTGCAGCAGCACTGATTAGCAAACACCCTTGTCTCCAGGAGCAAGGCTCAACCACTCGCTGTTGTGGTTGGAAAAATAGTCTAAAACATAAAATGGCTAATTATAGAACAAAGCGCAGGCAATCAGGATGCCTTGATGTTGCAGTAAATGCCGGTAAGCTGGGAAGGCATTCAGCAGGACAACCAGCTAACAAGCGCATCAAAAAGGCAAAGAAAGGTGAAATCAACTACCTGCCCAACTTTCCGGATGGATATGATCAGCCAGCCCTGGAGGCAGCCTGCAAAGACTTGATTGATGAAATGCAGAAGAAAACACCGAATGCATCTCTTGTGAAACAGAAGATGGATCAGACGTTCGCTCTGAGAAGAAAAGAGGTTGTGGATTCGGAACCTGCCATAAGCATGATGGTGAAACGCTGGCCTGCCCTCTTTACTGAAGATCAG GTCTTCATGGAGTTCAGCAGGATTGTGAGCAAGAACCTCAAGCATGAATTCTATGAGAGCATCGACCGGCACAGTCCTCGGCTCCTTGAGTTATTTCGATCCAAGAGAGGGAATGTTGGACAGTTGTTGACACAGATTTCACAACAGACAAAT ACAACAGACCCAACTGCGATCCGGACACATGTGCTCAGAGGGCTTCCAATCATCCTGGGGGACAACCCCACAAACTTCTTCAAAGCAGGCTTT gaGTCTGATGATGAGTCGTTCCGTGACCTTGACATCGGGATACTACTCGTTGAGCGTGAAGATGCTGTGGCCACATCTTCCCATCATCTCAGTCCAGCCTCGTTGAAAATCATCATTGAGGGAGAAGTTGTGATGAGAGACATTGAAGATCTGCCAAAAGCAATGTGCATTCTGTTTGGACTCACATATGCACTCCATCTTAACTACCCTAAGACAATGAAGCTAACATTTCTGTTCATCCAGCAGGTATTGCTCTCATTAGGCCACAGTGACCTAAAACCAAAGCTACAGACTTTGAAAAATCAGCTCACAATGTAA